The genomic stretch ATAAAACTAAATGATCCCCAGACGCTTTCAACACCACTGCATTCTTCACTGTGGCACAAAAAGGAGATAATGTCACCTTTCCACAAGGCTCTTATTCAAAAAGAGTCCCCTCTACGGCTAATGTGACACCACAGTCTTCAGCGCTTCAGTGGTGAGTGTGACACAACaggaagacaaaaatgaaaatgtcccCTCTCTCTACAGCATATCTATAGAACAGTTGAGTAGcttatttgatatattttttttaatccctgTAGCCAGGAGTGTTATGCACCCTGCCACTTggcttttgtgctttttatagGTGACACAGTGTGATAGACCCTGCCCGCAAACCCTCCATTACAATCATATTGGTCTTCTCTCAACTGTGTTCCTATGGGGCACCGTCACTGCCAAGACTGGCTGAAGTTTAGTCAAAGACATTAGGAGAGCACCTCCagggacaaacatcagcagagagcagaggagaagaagagttGAATGATGAAGGTGCCTTAAAGCTGCAATCGGTAACTTTCGGCACGTTCAAAGATGACAGAGCGTCTAGTGTGGCATTTGGGAGGCTGTTTCAACATGTTGTTGTTAGTATGCAATGAGAACTACAACCAGGTCATATCAATGCAGCAGTGGATACAATGTGGACACTGTCCACCATTCAAGTTTGACTCTAACTGTGCTTTCATGCCAGTTTGTTCACATCTATTACTCATTATGTTCAacacagactgtgactgtgCCCTCTGGAAAATCTAATTATCTTTGGATTATACTCTGTGTTATTattctgaatctgcaaagtaactacaAATGAAATTCATCAAAGAAGTCTTCAGAAGTGAGAAGTACAATATTTCATTCTGAATTGTAGTTGAGTTTAAGGGGGAAACTGGATTTAAGTGCATAGCACATgaataaatgtgcttttgtcACTAGTCTGGTGGCATTCCTGCTTTGATAGGAGGCAGAAGCTCAGACAGAGGACACATTCATTTCGTGTATCTCTTTTTAATTGGGTATGTTCCATGCATATTTGAGGCTTTTTTCAGCATTAgtatctgttttctgtttttgtagtGTTTTGTCTGCAACTGTTTCCCACCGTTGTCATAGCCAGGACTCCCTAGCAAAAAGATTTCCAACCTCAGTGGGGCTTGAATAAATTggaaataaaggttaaatacatagaaaataaataaaatgcctTCCTGGACTTCGTAGCTGAGTGTGAAAGCAGCAACACAAGCGCCTCAGCGACGCTGTCGtcagggttcatcctctgggcaccatgcATATCCAAGGAGAGCTGGGGCGACTCAGCTTGGTTGTAGAAACCTGAAAATATTTCGCATCTTAGATGAGAGGCAAACAGTTCCCtttgattcaaccctcctttgataaccatgacctggatcACAGACACCCCTCATATTCTTTCATAAAAGCCATAATGAGATACACTTTCTCAAAACCACAGTCCCACAATGTCTGATACTGAAGTGTGTCATTTTCAACACACTTTTCGAGCCTGAAGAAGCTCAGCGTGTAAGCGTGTAACAATCGCACGCCCACGCTCGTACACAGTAAAGTGACAGTATCTCCCTCAAGGAGAAGTGCTGCCATCTCTCGCCGTGGTGGTCATCAGCGCTAAACTCCTGTCAGGTTCCATCTTACACCCTaacgcacaaatacacaccctGGTCTGTCTCAGGGCAGGACAGGCTCACCAAAGGGCTCAACATGTTGTCACACACACCAGGGagcagtgttgttgttggcaGTCCCTACCTCCTCACTATTGTCCATGTCACCTCACACACTTGAAACCTGCTGCGGCTATTAGCATGCCAGCATGGCAGGGACACGTCGGGCCCAGGAGGACTTCACCCTGGCAAAAACTTGGCAgccatcttttatttatttattaaaagaaTGAGTGAGCAGTTCTTTGTCCCGCTTAGTTTGCAGACAGCGCACtgcagtgataaaaaaaaaaaaaaaaaaaaaaaaaaaaagagtcaaagtgacaaaaatgaacaaatctcAAGCAGTGCATGGTGCTTCTTAAAAATCTCTTTCAAATTTTGGTGGTTAATTTTGGAGTAGTCTTGGTAAGCCTTGCTTTCTTCACTTTCCAGGAAGTTTCCTAGAAAGGATTCTGTGAGGAGAGCTCAGTTTAGAACCAAAGCAAATGTTCATTCGTTATTCTTTTACTGTGTTATTGTTAAAATTGTCTTCAGTGCAGGTTGATTGGCTGTACTCAGACTTCGCATGTTCAGCTGACCTCTGTTTCAGTAAAaaattcactttattttttgaAAAGATTGCAGAATTGCACTGAAGGGGGTCATACAGGAGGGAGGGTTatgggttttttgttttaaatacaGGAGGGTAGTCTCCTTTTTTTAGGTACTGGAGGGTCTTTTAGCATTTTGCCATGCCAGAGTTACATGTTAGATCTTTCCTTATGAGATTTATTGCAAATAAATTCTTCAAAAAGTCACATAAAAGTACCTTTTGTCAAGACCACGCATAATAATGCTGGCAATCAATggctgtgtgaaaatgattgttCCATCAGCATATTAAGATTTAATAAGGTCGTCTTAAATTCTTAATGGTCTCTTCATCATCAACTGCACAACAGTTGTACCaatttttatgtcattttgagATATTAGAGGGATATTTGTTGCAGTTTTTCTTCCTCAAGGCTCCCCCTGGCAAAGAGTTCATGCCACTGATTCATACAATCCATTCCAGCAAAGACGGTGTGACCACAGCAAGAGCTCTCACTTGGAGAAGTTGTTTTTATGACTCTTAATGGTTTCTGTCTTTAAGTTGATTTGGTGCGTGATGTCTCCCTTCATGTTGCTGCACTACTTACAAACTAaatgtttacagtttttcaCGCTAACTACATGATCTAATTTGGACTAAATGGACAGCTTCATCCTCGGGGCTTTCGATCATGCCCCTTTTTGTACATTCAACAGTTGTTTCAGATCTCACTTTTCAGACAGGCTTTCCTTGATAATTTCCTGTTATGTAAATGTTCACTGAGGAaacatttgatgttttgtttaatgtcatttttgatCATGCGCCTGACATTCACAGCTGTCTTACAACTGGGACAAGAGggggtaaaaaaataaaaaataaaaaataaaatcttggTGGAAATGCCTTTCCACTCAAACATGGTACATCTCTCCCAGGTGACTGCTTAGCACTGGCAGTAATTGAAAACTTGCCCctggccctgtgtgtgtgtgtgtgtgtgtgtgcgtgtgtgtgtgtgtgtgtgtgtgtgtgtgtgagcactgaGCATGCAGGgtgtgtacatatatgtgtgtctaacagttttttttctgcttgagCATGTGTATCTGCTAGTATcagcatgtatgtgtatgcatgtgtgtgtttcttggtgttggaacagtgtgtgtgtgtgtgtgtgtgtgtgtgtgtgtgtgtgtgtcttcattaCAAAGCCTCCCCCCTCCACAGGTCCACACTAATAAGTCCACCTTTCCTGCTTTTTATGTTGTTGGGAGTTGAACCACTTTTCCCAACAGCAGGATGaattaataacatttttttaataccACCCTCCCTTCCCCCCCCTCTTTTTGCTCTTCCACAACGAGGGGCCAAATCTCCTCAGCATTTCCAGCCCTGTGAGCTAATTTGACAGCTCACGGGGGTGACGCTGATTCCACTTCGCAGAGACAGGTACCCTAGGGCTAGCCAGCTGGATCGCAGCGGATGCTTACAGATTTGGCTTTAGCTTCATGCTGGGTGTCATCTGTCTCTTTGGTCTGGCGCGGGATAATttttgtgtatgcatgcatgtgtgtgtgtgtatgtgtgtgtgtgtgtgtgtgtccgcccTGACATCATGTGCCTGAGCAGTTTGTGCCTGGCAggccttgtctgtccaggttgGCCATCAAACACAGCCAGCATGGCCCTAATCTGACGAGGCACTGCTCCAAACATGCCACAGCAGCCcggaaagtgtgtgtgtgtgtgtgtgtgtgtgtgtgtgtgtgtgtgtgtgtgtgtgtgtgtgagtttatgtgcatgtgtgcgtgacCCCAGGGCAGAGCCCCTTTTTCCTACTCCTtgcctttctcctctgctctgtcccacGTCGAAtatcaccaaaacacacacactcacacacacacgaactgaagaaaaacttcaaaaagCATCAAGTTGAGCTCAGTCGACGCTTCCCCTCCACCTCACAGTCTCAACTCCTCCTGTGcgccagtgtgtgtgcatgcatgcgtcattgaagtgtgtgcgtgagtgcatgtgtgtgtgcgtgcgtgcgtgtgtgtgtgtgtgtgtgtgtgtgtgtgtgtgtgtgtgtgtttgaatgctaCAGCCAGGAGACGCCGCAGACAGAGAGATCTCCTCGTCCGGCGCTCCCTCCACCCCAACATCTGTCACTTTGATTGCGGGCACTTTGCAGGACGCTCGGCCTCAACAGGTCTAGAGCCTCCGCCAGCCTGTTGCCCTCAGTCGACTTGGACACTGCCTCTTGCAGAAAGAGGCGATCCCTCCCCTCGTTGGGACGGGAGAGGACAGGGGGACAGCCCCCCATGGGAGAAATGACAGTGCGGTTCCCGTTAATCTACGGGACGAGCCCCGAAATGGCAGCAGGGGCCCGCCGCGAACGCTAATCGTGGCCGACACACTGgtctcccctcacacacacacacacacacacacacacacacacacacacacacacacacacacacacttccagtcCAGTGCCGATCTCAAGCTCTAAAGAAAAGGGGCAGTTCACCGTCATCGTAAGTTGAGCCTGACAAGGTTTCGTTCTGTTTTGCTgcgaaagagagaaaaaaaaaatcctttcctTCCCTGAAAAGCGCAGGATGATGAGTACATATGTTGATCTTCAGGCTGTGAGCCATGTACCGCCACTGTGTCTTCCCATCAGGCCTTGGGACAGAGTGACAGCGGGATAGTGTCACGCTACACAGTGACTTCTAAAGTGCCACTACTGAACGGCCTCGACTGttccattcttttcttttttaacagcATACCTTTTATTGTATTCTCTACGTTGGCCGGTTCCTCCATCACCACCTCTTCTCCCCTGTGCTCTGGAGCATCTTGCCTCCAGCAGGCGGAGGAACAAGAAAGCGGACCGCAGGGACTGTCCGAGAGACACAAAGTGAGATAAGAAACTGgacatgaagacagagaggagggcaggagcGGGTAGGTGGGTTGCTGGGCAGCAGGTCCTCTCCtaccacccccacctcccctccagCCCAGAGGCTTTGGCATCCAGTGAGTaacacccccctcctccccttccccctTGCATCAGCACCCCCCACCTGTTCAGAGCCGCGGTGCAGCGAGTGGCGTTCAGCGCGCTGTGAACACAGAGCAGCGGCCCCGCGGCCCTCCGCCTGGACCTCAGTGTCAAGACCCAGCCGCGCTGagatcgagagagagagacagaaaaacatgagagagagagagagagagaatggagagCAGCAAAATGCAGAATAATTATACCCAGTGGGTAATGCGAGCACGGTTACAGGGGCGGTGTGGTCGGGCCGAGGAGGAGAGGCACGGAGGCAAGAGCGTCACCGGGGCGAGCTCGCAGGGCCAGTGGGCATGTTTGGTAAACCACACTCACAGACCTCCCACTGCACTGCTCAAGCACCGTTTGTGGAAGTGCTGCAGGAGATCATCTGGATACTGGCGAGCACATACGCGCAGGGGGTGAAACACCGCTGCTTTGGTCCTGCGCTCTGCGCGCAGATCATCTGTGGACGCGTCATGAAACGATGAGGGAGAAAGACTGTTTCTTATGacacatacagaacacacacaactGGTGATAGAGGTCAGAGCTGACAATAACAATGCAGGGAAGATTCTTCAGTGGATTGGCACAAACCAAAGAGACTCTGTGGGAATATACACATTTATTAAGCATACAATACGTGATTAATGTGTTTACTGAAGATTGTGTTAAAGACTTGGATTCTATCTCTGAGCTTCAACTCAATACTAGCATTTATAAGACTATAAATTCTACTAcatgacattttaaataatgtaaatattgTCATTCTCTTTAATAAACTAATATGTTAAACTGGTGCTGAGCTTTTAACCACTTTAAGCCTTAAATATCTGAACTGAATTCAAGCCTGAACAGAATTGAATTGATTGCATCTAATGTAGACAGCAGCTGAAAAATATTGACTGAATTAGGCAATATTTACCATATAAGTTTCCAACTTAGAACTTTGAACATagtctttccttttctgtgaCAATTTTGGAGAGTGTCCCAGAAAAGACTTTGTGTCCAAGGCAGGGGTgtcaaataaaaagcagaattCACTTAATAGACCTGTgggacagaaatacagagaaacacatgatgTGCTTGCATGCAACGAGCCCTTGCATGCAAACTGCAGCCGAACATCAGGACGCTCGCAGATATTGATGCAGAAGGACAGATTATTTCCTCGTTATGTTGATGTTGGCTCGGCCCTCCAAATTCTTTGGTGCTGTGGAAATCTAAACTTTGCAGAAGTTTTAAAGCGTTGGAGGTTcgagcttctttttttctccctcttcaaCATTTCAGCTATGTAAAGTCTTTGAAACACACTATTTTCCAACCTCGAGTTACGTGTGAAAACATCTCATTTGAACTGCttttaaatgtaataattttAAAATAATAGATGATTTAAAACAATTTGGAGAATTGTTTAACTCACTCCAAATGCAAATCATTGTGTTAATAATGGATCTGTTTATGTATTATAGTATACCAATGAACACATCTGTTTTTAGTCTATTATTGGCATACAAggtttattcttttttaaatgatttagtCCTTTGCAAATATGGCAAAAGTTTGAGTTATTAAACTGTTATTACCTAGTTTTTATTGCTCTGCcaaatatataatacataataaGTATAAAATAATGATTACATGATTTTAATatctcctcttttattttttgatcATTGTTAACCATGAGTTAGATTTTTATGTCACGCTGCTATGCTTTAAATATGGTAATGAATGCTGCAGTTAAATAGCCCCTCTGCCATTCTCAGAGTTGATCTTCATGCTTTTAATTTCACCCTGCAGagtcataaataaacaaaacaacaggacGCACATTCCTGTCACGGAGGCCTTTGCTGGATCTGACGTGTTCTGTTGTCAGAGATCCTCTCGTGCTTCTCCAGACAAACACGAGGCTGCAGCAAAGGGCTTGTTTTTATCCCTGGGCTGTTGATCAATCACTTAATCTCTTTAATAGGCCCAAATCAAAACTAATGGTGCATCTAATAAGTGTTTAGCTAAGCACTGTGGACAGTGGCGGACTTAAGTGGTGCCTTAATGATTTTCTCTTAACTGAGCATGACAGTCTTAATGAATTTAGAGCTCCCAAACAAACTTTTGACAACTAATATGCAAAATTTGCCCCAAACAATGCCTCTTCTCACTCTGACTGAAAATCTGCATGTACTTTGCTCTTGCCACGAGTGCTGTGTTTATTAATACATTTATGCCAATGTATTTGCATTTCATAAAGTGTAATAAAAGCATTTGCTAATCCAAGATAATTCGGTCACAAGGGTCTTTGCCAACCCTGGATTCGAAAAATTAGTGTGAGAGACTTGGTGCCATCTTGTGGtgattctgctgtttttctttttcaaagaaACTTCACATAAATTTACTGCACCTAAGATTTTATTCTAGCTAATTTCATTATCATGACGTCTTGATAAATACAAATGTCATATTTCTAAGATACTAAATATGAATTTAGCTCTCCTAATTGAGATGCTGAGAGGTAAACACTCAAACAAAGATTAAAACTTGTTTGCTCATTTATTTAGATCTCCAGTGGCATCACTACATGCAGTAATTCCTTGATTATTCTGAAAGGGATTAATAAGTTTGATGGATTTTCTGCCACTATGATGTGTTATTGTTGCCTAAAATAATTTTTGGCAGGAGGATATAATTTAGAAATCATAACAAATGTCATGAGCTAAGAGAAAATATAACTTTATGATTCCCCcgccattattattattattattattgttgttgttgttgttgttgttgttgttgttcttgttgttacAGACACTTTCAGTTGCCAGATTGGCTCgtgtttattctttttattttgtaataatGCAGATATTCTTATCAAATACCTGTAGTTTTCACACTTTCTCATAAACCACTGAGTCTATAGTTACACATGTTAAAGGTTGCGTTAATTTAAAGGAATTTGGTTCAGTTTTCCAGAAGGTAAGTGGGCCATTAGTGTGTCAAAACTGCGGAATTCTATATTATTCCTATATGTGTATTATGTGTATATACCCATTATGTTACTATCAGTGTATAGTGAACAGAGAGGGAGTGTATGGAAACGAGTTTAAAAAGCAGGTTTCGATGTTACTTTGTTCAGCGCAGAGCAAGACTGACATCTGCTGTCCAGAGTCTCGCAAATCTTCAGTCTGCTCCTCCGTCTCTTATTCTTtttcacacacgcagacacatacGCTTGTAGACGTTTAAAAGCTCCAGAGTAAACAGTACGTTAGTGTAGACCACCTCAAAGACCATAGAGTGATGTATTTCACGCgaattgataaaaaaaacatcaaaccgAGAGTGGACCCCTCACTCAACTAAATATGGCACCCCTCCTCCCGCGACTTGGTTCAGTCCATGGCCTCGTACCCGGAAGTAGTAGTAAATGTTTACATTGGAGTCACCTGACTTCTGTTCAGCTGACAGTAGTTGACATAAGACcactgcatttcttttctttgtattATAGCTGCTGCGTATTACTATGTTATTTAAGTATAGGCTACGTTCAAGACTGATGGTTTAGTTCTGCGACGTAGCTCTTTGGGTTTAACAATTAGCTTAAATTTTTAGCATTTGGAGTATTTAGCAAGTGATTAGCAGTAGCTGGTTAAGCTAGCTGCTTCACAGAAGACAAATCTTTGATTGAACTGCAGAGTTTGTAAAATGGACAAGATTGCTCAAGGTAAGTGATACATACCACAGAAAAATTACTGTCTCTTTCCGCATTTTAGCATGTTTGCCTCGCTGTTGATCTAGATTGCAGCTGATCTGATGTGGTACATTAGGTTAACAATGGTAAAATTATATCTTTTATAGCATGCAGGCTAACACAACATTACATGCATGTGCAGTTTATGAAGTTGTACataaaatattgttttaaaaCATGGTACTAACTTGCCACAAGAACGTTGTAAAGATATTCTTACCTTTGTGTTCTTGTTTAAACTGGATTTCATTTGAGCTCTGTTGGTCCTGCAGATGTGGGTGATATCCAGTCCAGACTGCTAGACCACAGACCAGTCATCAACGCAGAGATCCGCTACTTAGTGAGAGAGTTTGAGGTACTTGACATGGAATAATGACTCAACACTGTGGCCTAAGCCCTGTGACAATAACTATGGCTGTACaaacagctacacacacatacacacacacaacttgtGAGTTCAGTGCCACTGATGACAGCTGTTTGCCATTGAGTTAAttcttttttattccttttttatCAACACTGCTGCCATTCTCTAAGCTGCACATCGGACATTGAGAATCCACCTGTCAGGAAAATTCACACTGAATTAAGTGTTATCACTTTCATGCCAGCATTAGAACAACATCAATCATGGACATTAAATCCTGTAAGTGTAGAAATGCCATAAGACAGGGGACACAATAGAGGTTCACAAATGTGCCACATTAGCATAAACCACAGCATACTACATATTGGGTTGCAGATACAGtaaaaaactgtattttgtaaTCGTGCACCTCAATAAATAAACTGCAGATTTCAATATTAATAATTGTATTTATCTCCATTATAAGCAGTTCGACAAAGTACTGAATTTAGTTTTTCTCACTCGGTAAAAGAATCTGTGTGTCGTTCTAAATGAACATCGACTTGTTCGCTAAGCACTAACAGCAGTaagctctcctctgctgttgtttaGGAGAAACGTGGACACAGGGAGAGCAGACTGCTGGAAAACCTCAATAAAATGGTGCTGGAAACAAATGAGCAAATGCTGGACACAAATTTAGAAGGCATAAACCAGCAGCTGACGGACGTCGCTAAACGCTGTAAGTCCTCTCTCACAGATTCATGCCTGAGACTTTTGTTGTAATTTGTGCTGACTGTGTCATTTCTTGCTCATCCTGACATCTGACCACACACTTGGATTTGTTGCCAtgtcttcagaaaaaaaaatgcaatgttGTATTTCGTATTGGTGAATTTGCAAATGTCACACGAGCCAGCATCACTGTCAAAACAATGTGAATGTAAGTTCTgagaataaaaatgaagaatATCTCTTCACAGTGGAAGCTGCTAAACACATGGCAGAGAGagtccagcagagggagctAGAAGCACAGCAGGTAAAAACAAGCCTTCACAGTGCAGGTGGACACGATATCATAGCCCTGACTGGATTGCAAATTGTACAGACATTTATTATATTGTGTCTTGTGTGTATACACAGCACGATTAGGCTGAATGCCAGAGCACATACATCACAATGAGCCCATCTTACATCATCAGCACCTCGATGTAGTGTACGAATGCAATCGAATATGAGAACTTAATGTTTTCTTCCTGTCAAGTTGTGCAGTCAAAATGAACAATCTGTCTTTTCTACAGATACAGATCAAGATTAGTGTGAGCCATTTGCGGAAGCTTTCTGTCACCGTTGTTGCTCATCTTCTTGTGTCCTTCCAGAGCACCCAGCTGCAGGCGAACATGGAGTGTTTGAAAGATGAGTGGGCAGAGTTtctgaaggagcagcagagattaaaggaggaggtggatgaggagCAGGCCAAGGCTGTAGAAGAACTCCACACACGGTATGCTGAAATGAAGAAGGACTTGATCAAGGATGCACCCCTCTAATTAGTTTATGCTTGTGTGggtgtgaggggaaaaaacacactctTATTACATGAACACTTGTGTTTATTATGGACATGAAAGTCTGCACATGCAAAATTAATCTGCTGGCTTTGGTTGATGCACTTGGTAGTTTGCATAAAAAGGTTTCGCTCCTGCACAAGACTTAACATTTTCCAAATCGTGAATGCGAAAGTGTGATTAacaatgtgacattttcacaggCCATCAAACTCACAGGTTTCTGTCTTAAGCACATGGAATTTTCACAGCACCTAAAAGGTCTGGAACATGTCGTTTTTAAACAAGCAATCATTTGATTGCTCCTTGGCTGTGAAGTTTTCAACATTTCAGGATTGTAAATGGATGCCTGCCTGAAGGGTGCTGGTGATAAATTTGCATCAGCTTCAAGTTTAAAGGAACCCGGTGTTTGGCACCAAAGCGAGATCATTCAGTGTTAGAAAAGCTCTTCTGAGCAGGTGTGTTTAAAGCACAGATCAAGTGTTGTAGAAACGAGCTTAAACAGAACAGCTTGCAGAACAAATCGTCCCTCACCAGCTCGCCAGTGTTTGGAACGTTTGACCTCTGACATTAACTTCAAGTAAACCAACTGTCTGTGAAGTAACTTTCATTATGAAAAGGCCTTTGCTGAAACCAATTTGAatgatcagcagcagctgttttgtgtttgctgtgccACCTCAAATCTGAATTTAATGAGTCTCAAATCCAATATTTTCATTGCTGTTTAAACAGAAGAAACATGAATCAGATCGTGTTCCTCTGGTCTGAATTTGCTTCTGGATCCCTCTTTGGTGGTTGTCATGCTTTGTGCTTTGAGAATGACAAGCAAAAAATATGTGCGACAAAAAAGAGTGTTGGTTTCTATTTAACAATTTCTGCTTATTAGATCAACTGCCCACAGAGGCATGTGTTTTAGTGTAAATTGAGCAAATAATGTATAAAAGTTGtaacatgaaacagaaaagaagtgAAATCACGTGTGCGGTTCTTGGGGGGGATGTTGGACTCCAGCACTTGTAATGCAGTGTTTTGCTTTTGCCCCAGACAATGGTGTGTTGTTTGACAGGGTAATGGATGGGTGGGCACACTGGGCACACTGGGCACATTCCCAGCATGACTAAGAACAGAGTTCATCTCAGACAACGTATTAAAACAAATATGTAAGATACCCCCAGTACTCCTTAACACCCGTACCACACACCCCTTTAAATTGCCCAGACACCTCGGCTGTCAGGCTTCACCTCATCCATCAGCTGAAGTAAAATAAATTTTCTGTatgaaaaataagaataaaacaaaacaagccagCCGTGGAGTTCCTCCGCTATGTGACAACACAGCTGAAGTGAACTCAGCTCTGTATCGCCTTTCACAGAAGCTGcagcttttttccattttggcTAGCGATGACCtgccccctctgctcctcatgCAATACCGAtctctggctgctctgtgtctgcgcatattgtacatgtgtgcgtgagagagtCAGCGACGGCTGGCGTCAGAGCAGGACGCAGTGGTTGGCATGTCATCAGAGATCAGAGAGGGCACATGTACATCtgcatgtgtacgtgtgtgtttgtgtgcacgccTTCCcacagtgactgcagctgtCCAGCGTGGAGACGGCCCATCGTCGGCTAACGAGGAGCGACAATACGGAAACGTGGCCCACCTCTGCCAGCAAGGCACCTTTTCATCTgctcttgtttattttttgggggttttcattggaaagaaagaaaaacagtcagAGTACACGAAAGGTCACCGTTAAAGTCACATGAGTGTTAGCTATTCATGAGCTGAGGCACATGAGCTTCCAGTTAATACAAGCCGGGCCAGATAAGTCGGG from Chaetodon auriga isolate fChaAug3 chromosome 21, fChaAug3.hap1, whole genome shotgun sequence encodes the following:
- the bloc1s5 gene encoding biogenesis of lysosome-related organelles complex 1 subunit 5 — translated: MDKIAQDVGDIQSRLLDHRPVINAEIRYLVREFEEKRGHRESRLLENLNKMVLETNEQMLDTNLEGINQQLTDVAKRLEAAKHMAERVQQRELEAQQSTQLQANMECLKDEWAEFLKEQQRLKEEVDEEQAKAVEELHTRYAEMKKDLIKDAPL